Proteins from a genomic interval of Bradyrhizobium sp. CCBAU 53340:
- a CDS encoding PadR family transcriptional regulator — protein MKFKDLLTGFVRLHILHHAAEQEIYGQWMIEELARHGYKLSPGTLYPLLHGMERKGYLRSRKEHPGRTARTLYRATPLGKKGLILAKARLLEFTGEAMNDLAKD, from the coding sequence ATGAAGTTCAAGGATCTGCTGACCGGGTTCGTCAGGTTGCACATTCTGCACCATGCGGCGGAACAGGAGATCTACGGCCAGTGGATGATCGAGGAACTGGCCCGGCACGGCTACAAGCTCAGTCCCGGAACGCTCTATCCCCTGCTCCACGGCATGGAACGGAAAGGCTATTTGCGATCGCGGAAGGAACATCCGGGCCGGACCGCGCGCACGCTCTACCGTGCAACGCCGCTGGGCAAGAAAGGGCTGATCCTCGCGAAGGCCCGGCTCCTCGAATTCACCGGCGAGGCCATGAACGACTTGGCGAAGGATTAG
- a CDS encoding hemerythrin domain-containing protein, with the protein MVVMPSKRRLLLLGGALAAVAAPAVITRPALAERKGGRAKQKGAEKKDEEVSPPEDLMREHGVLDRVLLLYEAGIRKFSSNEDFDPALITQSAGIVRDFINNYHEKSEEEHVFPRFKTAGQMTDLVDTLLRQHEAGRKVTDNILKLAPSGRSNDDDRKQLVGAMQSFIAMYRPHAAREDTDLFPKLKDVVSSNEYDAMAEDFEKKEHQLFGEDGFEKMATRVAQLEQQMGIHDLNQFTPR; encoded by the coding sequence ATGGTCGTCATGCCAAGCAAGCGTCGCTTGCTCCTGCTCGGAGGCGCGTTGGCGGCGGTCGCGGCGCCCGCCGTCATCACCCGGCCGGCCCTTGCTGAACGCAAGGGCGGCCGCGCGAAGCAAAAGGGCGCGGAGAAAAAGGACGAGGAAGTCAGTCCGCCCGAGGATCTGATGCGCGAGCACGGCGTGCTCGATCGGGTCTTGCTGCTCTACGAAGCCGGCATCCGGAAGTTCTCGTCGAACGAGGATTTCGATCCCGCCCTCATCACGCAATCTGCCGGCATCGTCCGCGATTTCATCAACAACTACCATGAGAAATCCGAGGAGGAGCACGTCTTCCCGCGATTCAAGACAGCCGGCCAGATGACCGATCTGGTGGACACTCTGCTGCGCCAGCACGAGGCGGGCCGGAAAGTCACCGACAACATCCTGAAGCTTGCGCCGTCGGGTCGAAGCAATGACGACGACCGCAAGCAACTGGTCGGAGCGATGCAGTCCTTCATCGCGATGTACCGGCCGCACGCGGCGCGCGAGGACACCGATCTCTTTCCGAAGCTGAAAGACGTGGTCTCCTCGAACGAGTATGATGCGATGGCCGAGGATTTCGAGAAGAAGGAGCACCAATTGTTCGGCGAGGACGGCTTCGAGAAGATGGCGACCCGCGTCGCCCAGCTCGAGCAGCAGATGGGCATTCACGATCTGAACCAGTTTACGCCGCGCTGA
- a CDS encoding ABC transporter permease, protein MASSETAPATGQHARGVATFLRSQMRNIAPFLTLIFLSAFFAFASPSFATIDNLGNILTQVSVTGVIAVGLTFVILCAEIDLSIASIANVTGIAVAYFTLQESYVNIANIPLPGAVAILLSILLCAALGLINALGLTVIGIPSFIMTLAMMQIAAGISALLVRGQIAYKVPSLISTLGSGSIGGIPWIVIVAAIMLLAGHLVLTYTRFGRYVYMVGGNREAAEYSGLNVKLILGSVMVISAVCSGIGGMLGVAHFGSAQQNEFDTYLLDSIAAVVVGGTSLFGGRGGIGNTIVGLFVLGVLNNGLDHVNIDSFLKILIRGVILLVALIINVYAQRLREKAAE, encoded by the coding sequence ATGGCGAGCAGTGAGACGGCTCCAGCGACAGGACAGCACGCACGGGGTGTTGCGACCTTCCTGCGCTCGCAAATGCGCAACATCGCACCGTTCCTGACCCTGATCTTCCTGTCCGCCTTCTTCGCCTTTGCCAGCCCCTCCTTCGCGACCATCGACAATCTCGGCAACATCCTGACGCAGGTGTCGGTGACGGGCGTCATCGCCGTCGGCCTCACCTTCGTGATCCTCTGCGCGGAGATCGATCTCTCCATCGCCAGCATCGCCAACGTCACCGGCATCGCGGTCGCCTACTTCACGCTGCAGGAATCCTACGTCAACATCGCCAACATCCCACTGCCCGGCGCGGTCGCGATCCTGCTGTCGATTCTGCTCTGCGCGGCGCTCGGCCTCATCAACGCGCTCGGGCTGACCGTCATCGGCATCCCCTCCTTCATCATGACGCTGGCGATGATGCAGATCGCCGCCGGCATCTCGGCGCTACTGGTGCGCGGCCAGATCGCCTACAAGGTGCCGAGCCTGATCTCGACGCTCGGCTCGGGCTCGATCGGTGGCATCCCCTGGATCGTCATCGTCGCCGCCATCATGCTGCTCGCCGGGCATCTGGTCCTGACCTACACGCGCTTCGGCCGCTACGTCTACATGGTCGGGGGCAACCGGGAGGCCGCCGAATATTCCGGCCTCAACGTCAAGCTCATCCTGGGTAGCGTGATGGTGATCTCCGCGGTGTGCTCCGGCATCGGCGGCATGCTGGGCGTCGCCCATTTCGGCAGCGCGCAGCAGAACGAGTTCGACACGTATCTGCTCGATTCCATCGCCGCCGTCGTCGTCGGCGGCACCAGCCTGTTCGGCGGCCGCGGAGGCATCGGCAACACCATCGTCGGCCTGTTCGTGCTCGGCGTCCTCAACAACGGCCTCGACCACGTCAACATCGACAGCTTCCTCAAGATCCTGATCCGCGGCGTGATCCTCTTGGTGGCCCTGATCATCAATGTCTATGCGCAGCGCTTGCGCGAAAAAGCGGCGGAGTAG
- a CDS encoding sugar ABC transporter ATP-binding protein: MPEGRQPILELQGITKSFGGVEALRGVDFALLPGEIHGLVGENGAGKSTLMKIIAGVHSEFSGRFLIDGTETHFRSARDAHAAGIAMVHQELSVAPDLTVAENVFLGNQPTNRLGLVQWRRMAREAGEQLSRFGIDVDPMSRLGDLPIGLQQLIELARVLFSGARIVILDEPTSALSPPEVERLFATLRRLREQGTAIVFISHFIEDILRVSDTVTVFRNGRKVAETAAAATTKGALIEAMIGRGGEALEHSYTDDLMLPRPSDSSVVLKVDQLSLARSLKDVSFEAHAGEVLGIYGFMGCGQQELSRILFGKLKPDAGTLIVEGKPKTFASTAAARRAGVALVPESRRAMLFHQEPVYKNISISILDRISSLLLKPVQERDIALRQVEQLQIRPPVVGLDLGMLSGGNQQKVALAKWLTYPPKLLVLCEPTRGMDVGAKNDVINIVRDLRARGLAIIVLSTEPETVLSLADRILVLKRGAVVREFKNEPVSKDRLLEAA; the protein is encoded by the coding sequence ATGCCCGAGGGTCGTCAGCCCATCCTGGAACTGCAGGGCATCACGAAGAGCTTCGGCGGCGTCGAAGCCCTTCGCGGTGTCGACTTCGCGCTTCTTCCCGGCGAGATCCACGGTCTCGTCGGCGAGAACGGCGCGGGCAAAAGCACGCTGATGAAGATCATCGCCGGCGTGCACAGCGAATTCTCCGGCCGCTTCTTGATCGACGGGACGGAGACGCATTTCCGCTCGGCCCGCGATGCGCACGCGGCCGGCATCGCCATGGTGCATCAGGAGCTCTCGGTTGCGCCTGATCTCACGGTCGCCGAGAACGTCTTTCTCGGCAACCAGCCGACCAACCGCCTCGGCCTCGTGCAATGGCGACGCATGGCGCGCGAGGCCGGTGAGCAGCTGTCTCGATTCGGCATCGACGTCGATCCAATGTCGCGGCTCGGCGATCTGCCGATCGGACTGCAGCAACTGATCGAGCTTGCTCGCGTGCTGTTCTCGGGAGCCCGCATCGTCATCCTGGACGAGCCAACCTCGGCGCTCTCCCCGCCGGAGGTCGAGCGACTGTTTGCGACATTGCGGCGGCTGCGCGAGCAAGGCACCGCCATCGTCTTCATCTCGCATTTCATCGAGGACATTCTGCGGGTGTCTGATACCGTCACCGTGTTCCGCAACGGGCGGAAGGTCGCGGAAACAGCGGCGGCCGCGACCACTAAGGGCGCGCTGATCGAGGCCATGATCGGCCGCGGCGGCGAGGCGCTCGAGCACAGCTACACCGATGACCTGATGCTGCCGCGGCCGAGCGACAGCTCGGTGGTGCTGAAGGTCGATCAGTTGTCGCTGGCGCGCAGCCTGAAGGATGTCTCCTTCGAGGCCCACGCCGGCGAGGTGCTCGGCATCTACGGCTTCATGGGCTGCGGTCAGCAGGAGCTGTCGCGTATCCTGTTCGGCAAGCTGAAGCCGGACGCCGGCACACTGATCGTCGAGGGCAAGCCGAAAACTTTCGCCAGCACGGCGGCGGCGCGACGCGCCGGCGTGGCGCTGGTGCCGGAGAGCCGGCGCGCCATGCTGTTCCACCAGGAGCCGGTCTACAAGAATATCTCGATCAGCATTTTGGACCGCATCTCGTCGCTGCTGCTCAAGCCTGTGCAGGAGCGCGACATCGCCCTGCGCCAGGTCGAGCAGTTGCAGATCAGGCCGCCGGTCGTCGGGCTCGATCTCGGCATGCTCTCGGGCGGCAACCAGCAGAAGGTTGCGCTGGCAAAATGGCTGACCTATCCGCCCAAGCTGCTCGTGCTGTGCGAGCCGACCCGCGGCATGGATGTCGGCGCCAAGAACGACGTCATCAACATCGTCCGCGACCTCCGCGCCAGGGGGCTCGCGATCATCGTGCTGTCGACCGAACCGGAAACGGTGCTGTCGCTGGCAGACCGCATTCTCGTGCTCAAGCGCGGCGCGGTGGTGCGGGAGTTCAAGAACGAGCCGGTCAGCAAGGACCGCCTGCTGGAAGCGGCGTGA
- a CDS encoding sugar ABC transporter substrate-binding protein produces MSETKDFSTTRRDLLQAAATAGAATAILGSMGINPALAAEVGRSEKPLKAAFSNAGLQATWCAQGKQAAEFWGKLFNVEVTWFDGQLDAVKQRAAIDNMASQKWDFVAIQAFGIGTLTQPVQKMIDAGTPVIDMDTLIAPLDQINVHSFLAPDNEFMGASVTQALCNAMGGKGKIIMTQGALGHTGAQGRAKGFDSVVKQFPGIEVLDTQPADWDVSKTARLWETYLTKYPQIDAAFFHNDDMALAAANIMKAHNRTNILIGGVDAMPPAIQAVSEGRMFATVRNPSCRIHGGAIIAGVAAVVGGEKSGQGIPKNVVTDGPVVTKANAAGMQWMEDHFLI; encoded by the coding sequence ATGTCCGAGACGAAAGATTTCTCGACGACGAGGCGCGATCTTCTTCAGGCGGCAGCAACCGCCGGCGCCGCGACTGCCATCCTAGGCAGCATGGGCATAAACCCAGCACTTGCAGCAGAAGTCGGACGAAGCGAGAAGCCGCTGAAGGCGGCATTCTCCAATGCAGGCCTTCAGGCCACCTGGTGCGCGCAGGGCAAGCAGGCTGCGGAATTCTGGGGCAAGCTGTTCAATGTCGAGGTCACCTGGTTCGACGGCCAGCTCGATGCGGTGAAGCAGCGCGCTGCGATCGACAACATGGCCTCGCAGAAATGGGATTTCGTCGCGATCCAGGCCTTTGGCATCGGCACCCTCACCCAGCCCGTGCAGAAGATGATCGACGCCGGCACGCCCGTCATCGACATGGACACGCTGATTGCGCCGCTCGACCAGATCAACGTCCACTCCTTCCTCGCCCCGGATAACGAGTTCATGGGCGCCTCGGTGACGCAGGCGCTGTGCAACGCCATGGGCGGCAAGGGCAAGATCATCATGACGCAAGGCGCGCTTGGCCACACCGGCGCACAGGGCCGCGCCAAGGGCTTTGATTCGGTGGTCAAGCAATTCCCCGGGATCGAGGTGCTCGACACCCAGCCGGCCGATTGGGACGTCTCCAAGACCGCGCGGCTCTGGGAGACCTATCTGACGAAGTATCCGCAGATCGACGCGGCGTTCTTCCACAATGACGACATGGCGCTGGCCGCCGCCAACATCATGAAGGCGCATAACCGCACCAACATCCTGATCGGCGGGGTGGATGCCATGCCACCGGCGATCCAGGCGGTCAGCGAGGGTCGGATGTTCGCGACCGTCCGCAATCCGTCCTGCCGCATCCATGGCGGCGCGATCATCGCCGGTGTCGCAGCCGTGGTCGGCGGCGAGAAGAGCGGACAAGGCATTCCCAAGAATGTCGTCACCGATGGCCCGGTTGTGACCAAGGCCAATGCCGCCGGGATGCAGTGGATGGAAGACCATTTCCTGATCTGA
- a CDS encoding DUF2946 domain-containing protein, producing the protein MRARLQKFLPLVLLALAMQVLAPIAACWAAGQAVADPLQVAVICHSVSEQGGPNDQGVPSTHAGTCALCCLTQANASFDSPAQATLFIPFRRADRVVWHEADARVVTAHGGSNAQARAPPHLT; encoded by the coding sequence ATGCGCGCACGGCTGCAAAAATTCTTACCCCTGGTCCTGCTGGCCCTGGCAATGCAGGTGCTGGCGCCGATCGCTGCCTGTTGGGCGGCCGGTCAGGCCGTTGCCGATCCGCTCCAAGTCGCCGTCATCTGTCACAGCGTCAGCGAGCAGGGCGGTCCGAACGACCAGGGCGTGCCCTCGACGCACGCCGGCACGTGTGCCCTGTGTTGCCTGACGCAGGCCAATGCGTCGTTCGATTCGCCGGCGCAGGCGACACTCTTCATTCCCTTCCGTCGTGCTGACCGCGTGGTGTGGCATGAGGCGGATGCACGCGTAGTCACCGCACATGGTGGCTCCAACGCCCAGGCCCGCGCGCCTCCGCATTTGACGTAA
- a CDS encoding copper resistance CopC family protein yields the protein MRASSLFSMIPLLLLLASGEAVAHATLDYAEPRVGNKVASLPHAVTLTFTQKLEAAFSSITVTGPNGQRVDAGKASVNGNQISVPLKPGGAGTYHVNWHVLSVDTHTTDGSFTFQVGP from the coding sequence ATGCGAGCGTCATCACTTTTTTCCATGATTCCGTTGTTGTTGCTGCTCGCCTCCGGTGAAGCTGTGGCTCATGCGACGCTTGACTATGCCGAGCCGCGGGTCGGCAACAAGGTTGCGAGCCTCCCCCACGCGGTGACGCTTACCTTCACGCAGAAGCTTGAGGCTGCATTCAGCTCGATCACTGTCACGGGGCCTAACGGGCAACGCGTGGACGCCGGTAAGGCGAGCGTCAACGGCAACCAGATATCTGTTCCACTGAAGCCGGGCGGCGCCGGCACCTACCACGTGAACTGGCACGTGCTGTCGGTGGATACGCATACGACCGACGGGAGCTTCACCTTCCAGGTCGGCCCTTGA
- the copD gene encoding copper homeostasis membrane protein CopD, which translates to MKAQLPMDWSTSDAPLVATRAVHFATTAMMAGNILFQASIAEPASRELAGAAERVRTRALWISWGCLAIAVISGGIWLTLQAVSMSGMPLDEALSPDVLSTVVNETQFGQVAALRACTAVCLAICLICNRAAIARWLGLAASLAFAAMLAWTGHAGSTLGIVGYLHLAADALHILAAAAWIGGLVPLILFLAAARYSSSPSAARDAVGRFSTMGIISVATLILTGVANTVILVGSVRALIATEYGELLLVKLVVFAFMLTFAAVNRLSLTPRLGKCGDGARASLMRNSTIELVLGLVIFAIVGLLGTLHPAIHLAN; encoded by the coding sequence TTGAAGGCGCAACTGCCGATGGATTGGTCAACGTCCGATGCGCCCCTGGTCGCGACCCGTGCCGTGCATTTCGCGACGACGGCGATGATGGCTGGAAATATCCTGTTTCAGGCTTCCATCGCCGAACCCGCTTCACGTGAGCTGGCAGGCGCGGCTGAGCGCGTGCGGACCCGTGCGTTGTGGATCTCGTGGGGTTGCCTTGCCATCGCTGTGATCTCGGGCGGGATTTGGCTGACACTTCAGGCGGTGTCGATGAGCGGCATGCCGCTCGACGAAGCGCTGAGCCCGGACGTGCTGTCTACCGTTGTCAACGAAACGCAGTTCGGCCAGGTCGCAGCCCTCAGGGCCTGCACTGCGGTTTGTTTGGCGATCTGCCTCATCTGCAATCGTGCGGCGATCGCGCGATGGCTTGGACTTGCGGCGTCGCTTGCATTTGCTGCAATGCTGGCCTGGACCGGACATGCCGGCTCGACCCTCGGTATCGTCGGCTACCTGCATCTTGCTGCGGATGCGCTACATATTCTGGCCGCTGCCGCCTGGATCGGTGGCCTGGTGCCGCTGATTCTCTTCCTCGCCGCCGCCCGCTATAGTAGCTCGCCGTCGGCGGCCCGCGATGCTGTCGGGCGATTTTCGACGATGGGCATCATCAGCGTGGCAACTCTCATACTGACTGGCGTGGCCAACACGGTGATCCTGGTCGGCTCTGTGCGAGCGCTGATCGCCACAGAGTACGGCGAATTGTTGTTGGTTAAGCTCGTCGTGTTCGCCTTCATGCTGACATTCGCTGCTGTCAACCGGCTGTCACTGACCCCGCGGCTCGGCAAGTGCGGGGATGGTGCGCGCGCCTCTCTCATGCGCAACAGCACCATCGAGCTCGTTCTCGGCCTTGTCATTTTCGCTATAGTCGGGCTGCTCGGCACGCTGCATCCCGCCATCCACCTCGCGAACTGA
- a CDS encoding copper chaperone PCu(A)C, translated as MNKASFGSIAGAVLLALVLRAPASADEVKAGDLVVTQAWSRATPGGAKVAGGFLTIENKGTAPDKLVAVSAEIAGKAEVHEMAMDNGVMKMRPLDKGLVIEPGKTVKLAPGGNHLMLQDLKGPLKEGEKVPVTLEFEKAGKVSVSLDVQGVGAQAPGGGGHMMKKMPDHSGMKM; from the coding sequence ATCAATAAAGCTTCGTTCGGATCAATCGCAGGCGCCGTCCTGCTCGCTCTCGTCCTGCGTGCCCCCGCCAGCGCCGACGAGGTCAAGGCAGGAGATCTCGTCGTCACCCAGGCCTGGAGCCGGGCGACGCCTGGTGGCGCCAAGGTCGCCGGTGGCTTCCTGACGATCGAGAACAAGGGCACCGCGCCCGATAAGCTCGTCGCCGTGTCGGCCGAGATCGCCGGCAAGGCTGAGGTCCACGAGATGGCGATGGACAATGGCGTGATGAAAATGCGTCCGCTGGACAAGGGCCTCGTCATCGAGCCGGGCAAGACCGTGAAGCTCGCCCCCGGCGGCAATCATCTGATGCTCCAGGATCTGAAGGGCCCGCTCAAAGAGGGCGAGAAGGTGCCGGTTACGCTCGAGTTCGAGAAGGCCGGAAAGGTCTCCGTCTCGCTCGACGTCCAGGGCGTTGGCGCCCAGGCGCCCGGCGGTGGCGGGCATATGATGAAGAAGATGCCGGATCATTCGGGAATGAAGATGTGA
- a CDS encoding YcnI family protein, translating into MSKTVWPILMAVLAGSPAAAHVYLEGKQATVGASYKAVFAVPHGCSGSPTVKIRVQIPEGVIAVKPMPKAGWNVDVVEGQYASAYDYHGNKLSSGAKEVAWSGGKLPDHNYDEFVISAFLADSLKPDTTLYFPVVQECEKGVSRWIEIPTEGGGHSHEGKSPAPGVKLLPKP; encoded by the coding sequence ATGTCGAAGACAGTCTGGCCGATCCTGATGGCTGTGCTGGCTGGATCGCCGGCGGCGGCGCACGTTTATCTGGAAGGCAAGCAGGCTACGGTCGGCGCATCCTACAAGGCCGTATTCGCGGTGCCGCATGGCTGTTCGGGCTCGCCGACAGTCAAGATCCGTGTGCAGATCCCTGAAGGCGTCATCGCGGTGAAGCCGATGCCGAAGGCCGGCTGGAACGTCGATGTCGTCGAGGGGCAATATGCCAGCGCGTACGACTACCACGGTAATAAGCTGTCCTCGGGGGCGAAGGAGGTGGCGTGGTCCGGCGGCAAGCTGCCGGATCACAATTACGATGAGTTTGTCATCAGCGCCTTTCTCGCCGACAGCCTGAAGCCGGACACAACTCTGTATTTCCCGGTCGTCCAGGAATGCGAGAAGGGCGTCAGCCGCTGGATCGAAATCCCGACGGAAGGAGGCGGGCATTCGCATGAAGGCAAGTCGCCGGCGCCTGGCGTGAAGCTGCTGCCCAAACCGTAA
- a CDS encoding copper resistance CopC/CopD family protein, which produces MRLLAALATLLMLVGHSTGASAHAALISVEPASGSILASAPKAVELRFNETVTPGAIQLIDGAGRARADARVTTSGEGISVAMPADLPQGTSVLSYRVISQDGHPVVGSVIFSVGAPTATQPAANVDGRLNALIWLSRIGLYLGLFVGVGGVFFGRWIAWSMTGMNVPRGALLIGLPCAVVSIGVLGLDLLGLPLAALVTAAPWTVAFATSAGPALLVAIAAMLLALMALGRAWYARALAAIAFAGVGLSLAMTGHAATAPPEVLTRPAIFLHGLAVAFWIGALAPLAALLSKPTPAVLPLLNRFSRIAVPVVAVLALTGLTVAIIQLEKLSALLETGYGLILSVKLALVLSLLGLAALNRYRLTPALAKDRGAASALKRSILLECGAALAIFAVVAGWRFTPPPRTIVPETPLAIHIHTDKAMFQVLVSPGKAGMDDFVLQLMTGEATPLKAKEATLTLSLPERGIEPMERNAELGPDGYWHVRKVELPFAGRWHVRIDALVTDFEKVTLEDDLEVAPP; this is translated from the coding sequence ATGCGTCTTCTCGCAGCGCTCGCGACACTGCTGATGCTCGTCGGTCATTCGACCGGCGCGTCCGCGCATGCGGCGCTGATCTCAGTCGAGCCGGCGAGCGGCAGCATTCTTGCGAGCGCACCAAAGGCAGTCGAGTTGCGCTTCAACGAGACGGTGACCCCGGGCGCGATCCAGTTGATCGACGGCGCGGGCAGGGCGCGGGCCGATGCGCGTGTCACGACATCGGGCGAGGGGATCTCGGTGGCGATGCCGGCGGATCTGCCGCAGGGCACCTCAGTCCTGAGCTACCGGGTGATCTCACAGGACGGTCATCCCGTCGTGGGATCCGTGATCTTCTCGGTGGGCGCGCCGACGGCCACGCAGCCTGCGGCCAATGTAGATGGCCGGTTGAACGCGCTGATCTGGCTGTCGCGGATCGGCCTCTATCTTGGGCTTTTTGTGGGCGTCGGCGGTGTATTCTTTGGCCGCTGGATTGCGTGGTCGATGACAGGCATGAATGTGCCGCGCGGTGCGCTGCTCATCGGTCTCCCATGTGCTGTTGTCTCCATCGGCGTGCTGGGTCTTGATCTCCTTGGTTTGCCGCTTGCAGCCCTTGTAACGGCGGCCCCCTGGACAGTCGCATTCGCGACCAGCGCGGGGCCCGCCTTGCTCGTTGCCATCGCGGCGATGCTGCTCGCACTGATGGCGCTCGGCCGGGCGTGGTACGCGCGCGCTCTCGCGGCCATCGCGTTTGCCGGTGTCGGCCTGTCGCTCGCGATGACCGGGCACGCCGCCACCGCGCCGCCTGAGGTGCTGACACGGCCAGCGATCTTCCTTCATGGCCTCGCCGTCGCTTTCTGGATCGGCGCGCTGGCACCGCTTGCCGCGTTGCTGTCGAAGCCGACACCGGCGGTGCTGCCGCTTTTGAACCGCTTCTCGCGCATTGCCGTGCCGGTGGTCGCCGTGTTGGCGCTCACCGGCCTCACGGTGGCGATCATCCAGCTCGAAAAGCTGTCGGCGCTCCTCGAGACCGGCTACGGCCTGATCTTGTCGGTCAAACTGGCGCTGGTCTTGTCCCTTTTGGGCCTTGCCGCCCTCAATCGTTACAGACTGACACCGGCGCTAGCGAAAGATCGCGGGGCCGCGTCCGCGCTCAAACGTTCAATCCTGCTGGAGTGCGGGGCCGCGCTCGCCATCTTTGCCGTGGTCGCGGGCTGGCGCTTCACGCCGCCGCCGCGGACCATCGTGCCGGAGACGCCGCTGGCGATCCATATCCACACCGACAAGGCGATGTTCCAGGTGCTGGTGTCCCCGGGCAAGGCCGGTATGGACGATTTCGTGCTCCAGCTCATGACCGGCGAGGCGACGCCGTTGAAGGCCAAGGAGGCGACACTGACGCTGAGCCTGCCGGAGCGCGGCATTGAGCCGATGGAGCGGAACGCCGAGCTCGGGCCCGACGGCTATTGGCATGTGCGCAAGGTCGAGCTGCCGTTCGCCGGCCGCTGGCATGTTCGGATCGACGCGCTGGTGACCGATTTCGAGAAGGTCACCCTTGAGGACGACCTCGAGGTCGCACCACCTTAA
- the proS gene encoding proline--tRNA ligase: MRLSRFFLPILKENPKEAEIVSHRLMLRAGMIRQEAAGIYAWLPLGFRVLKKIEQIVREEQDRSGALELLMPTLQLADLWRESGRYDAYGPEMLRIADRHKRELLYGPTNEEMITEIFRAYVKSYKNLPLNLYHIQWKFRDEQRPRFGVMRGREFLMKDAYSFDLNEAAARVAYNKMFVAYLRTFARMGLKAIPMRAETGPIGGDLSHEFIVLAETGESGVFINRDVLDLPVPGEDVDYDGDLTPIIKQWTSVYAATEDVHDAARFEQEVPADKRVNTRGIEVGQIFYFGTKYSEPMKAMVAGPDGVDVPIHGGSYGVGVSRLLGAIIEACHDDAGIKWPEAVAPFRVAILNLKQGDAAVDGACEKLYAELTAKGVDVLYDDTDQRAGAKFAAADLIGIPWQIMIGPKGLADGKVEIKKRSDGSRETMSPADAVARLVG, encoded by the coding sequence ATGCGGTTGTCGCGGTTTTTTCTGCCCATTCTGAAGGAAAATCCGAAAGAGGCGGAGATCGTCTCGCATCGGCTGATGCTCCGCGCCGGCATGATCCGGCAGGAGGCGGCCGGCATCTACGCCTGGCTGCCGCTTGGCTTCCGGGTCCTGAAGAAGATCGAGCAGATCGTGCGCGAGGAGCAGGACCGCTCCGGTGCGCTGGAACTGCTGATGCCGACGCTCCAGCTCGCCGACCTCTGGCGCGAGAGCGGGCGCTATGACGCCTATGGCCCGGAGATGCTGCGCATCGCCGACCGCCACAAGCGCGAGCTGCTGTACGGACCGACCAACGAGGAAATGATCACCGAGATTTTTCGCGCGTATGTGAAGTCCTACAAGAACCTGCCGCTGAATCTCTATCATATTCAATGGAAATTCCGCGACGAGCAGCGTCCGCGCTTCGGCGTGATGCGCGGCCGCGAGTTCCTGATGAAGGACGCTTATTCATTCGATCTCAACGAGGCCGCCGCACGCGTTGCCTACAACAAGATGTTCGTGGCCTATTTGCGCACCTTCGCGCGGATGGGGCTGAAGGCGATCCCGATGCGCGCCGAGACCGGCCCGATCGGCGGCGATCTCAGCCATGAATTCATCGTGCTGGCCGAGACCGGCGAATCCGGCGTGTTCATCAATCGCGACGTGCTGGACTTGCCGGTGCCGGGCGAGGACGTGGACTACGACGGCGATCTGACGCCGATCATCAAGCAATGGACTTCGGTCTATGCCGCCACGGAAGACGTTCATGACGCAGCTCGGTTCGAGCAGGAAGTGCCCGCCGACAAGCGCGTGAACACTCGCGGCATCGAAGTTGGCCAGATCTTCTATTTCGGCACGAAGTACTCCGAGCCGATGAAGGCGATGGTGGCGGGCCCTGACGGCGTCGACGTGCCGATCCACGGCGGATCCTATGGCGTCGGCGTCTCGCGCCTGCTCGGCGCCATCATCGAGGCCTGCCATGACGATGCCGGCATCAAATGGCCGGAGGCTGTCGCCCCGTTCCGTGTGGCGATCCTCAACCTCAAGCAGGGCGATGCAGCGGTCGATGGGGCCTGCGAGAAGCTCTATGCCGAGCTCACCGCCAAGGGCGTCGATGTGCTCTACGACGACACCGATCAGCGCGCCGGCGCCAAATTCGCCGCCGCCGACCTGATCGGCATTCCCTGGCAGATCATGATCGGGCCGAAGGGGCTGGCCGACGGCAAGGTCGAGATCAAGAAGCGCAGCGACGGCTCCCGCGAGACGATGTCGCCCGCGGACGCGGTTGCACGCCTGGTCGGTTGA